Sequence from the Thermocoleostomius sinensis A174 genome:
TACGGTACAGACACCAGGACGTTTATGATGTAAGAGATCCACCGCCTGCCGCACATGAACCGGGTAGACGCAGACTGTGGCAAAGCCAAATCGATCGGCTTCCAAGCAAGCTTGAGTTACCTGGTCCGCCGTTGCACCCGGTAGGAGGAGGGCATGATCGATAAATTCGGCTAGATTAATTTCAGGCTGAGCATCCATGAGTCTCCAAACAGCACATCTGTTTATAACTTGTATCAGAAAAGGCCAAGGAGAACATGTCGTCCAGAGCAGGTGAGTTGTGTAGAACGACACACCTTCGCCGGGCAGCTACGCTATTCTAAGAAGAAAGAAAAGTTAAATTTTTGTTGCAGCGTGCGGTTTATCGTCGTTGTCTGTCGGGTTTCTTGAGGTTTTTTATGGCGTCTCTATCAACCACTCCAAACCACTTTGCTGACGATATGATCTGGAATCATTTAAAGCAAGCGATCGCCGCTAGTTCTGGGTTTCAACGTTGGCGGGCCGATCGCTCTATTACTGATAGTGATGCCGACTCGACGCTAGACCAGCTTGTAAATCGTTATCTACGCGAAACCCTGGAGACACTAGCCTACTAGGAAGCTGGACAGGAGACAGAGAAATCACTATCGAGTCCAAGGTAACCCGATTTTTTCTAGTGCATTGGTAATGGTTTCTTGAATATTCTGAATTTGGCGATAGGTAGCCACAATTCGATTGCCGTTTACGTGCAGTTCGCGAGTGGGATAGTTTTGGATCACTTCAATCAGGCTAATGCGGTTGTCGTCGCTAGCGGAAAGAATCAGGGCTGATCGCAATGCTTCTCGATCAGCTGTGCCTGAGGGTGTGTGAACAAAGCCGCCCATTTGATCGAGAATGGCATCTCCCAAAAAGCTGTTTAACACGCGATCGAGCGGTACAACATCCACCTCCACCTCATTGGCCAGGGCGCGTCTGATCCGCTCTGGATCTTGTCCAGACAGCCGAAAGTAGCTGCGCAGTTGGCGCGTAGTTTCCCCGGTTTCGACAAAAGTGGTCAAATCTTCTACGGGAACCGAACGTTGAAACATACGGTATCGCAATACCACGCGCTCGGCCGCTAGGGCAGATGGACTTAAGAGCAACACCAAGACACTACTGCCCATTACAGTTGCTACGATAGTTGCCTTAATATTTGCCCTCGATGAAGATAATAAACCCACAATTGCCTCCCTGACTGTGCGCCGTCTCTCTATAACTGCTGACGATCGGGTGACTGGTTTAGTTGCCATTTTTCAGGGGCGATCGCTGCAAGCTCCTATAAATACTTCTTGAGAAGGAGAGATAGCTTTTCTTTGGTGGCAACGGGGGCTTTGTCGAGTGGTGTGATGATGGCGTACTTTAGGGCCGAATGAGCATCAGAAGGGGGTGGATTGTGGCTGAGGCGACGCACGGTTTCTAGAATCACCCGTTGGGCATTCACGGCATTTTTTTGCAAATTGCCAATCACCATTTCCACCGTAACGCTGTCGTGATCGGGATGCCAGCAATCATAATCGGTGACAAGTGCAAGCGTGGCATAGGCGATCTCGGCTTCTCTGGCCAGCTTGGCTTCCGGCAAATTGGTCATGCCAATAATCGTGGCTCCCCAACTACGATACAGATTTGATTCGGCTTTGGTGGAAAAAGCTGGGCCTTCCATACAGACATAGGTGCCACCTCGATGCAGCGTCACGTCGGGCAAATTCAGAGACTCGATCGCCTCACTTAACACGGTCGCCAAGTTGCGACAAATTGGATCGCCAAAGGCAATATGCCCCACAATGCCTTCGCCGAAGAAAGTAGAAACCCGATTCTTGGTGCGATCGATGAACTGATCGGGGATTACCATATCCAGCGGTTTGGCCTCTGCCTTAAGCGATCCCACTGCCGATGCCGAAATCAAGTATTCCACCCCCAAACTCTTCATCGCATAGATGTTCGCTCGAAACGGCAGTTCTGACGGCATGTAGGTGTGGTTGCGACCGTGCCGCGCCAAAAACGCCACCCGCGTTCCCTCCAATGTGCCCACAATCAGCGCATCGGATGGCGAACCAAAGGGTGTTTCCACTTGCACTTCTTCCACATCCTTCAGCGCTTCCATCTTGTAGAGGCCGCTGCCGCCAATGATGCCAATTTTGACCTGATCTGCCATTTCTGCCCTAGCTCCTCGATCGTGCTGGAGTGCGTGGATATTGTACCAGTCTGGGTGGCTTAGCTCCCACGTTTCAACCAACTAAACACCTGGAGACTCGTCAATTTGCGGCAGTTGCAATAAAGCCTGCGAGGGCGATACCTAGATCTGCGCCACTCAAGTTCGTGCGCTGGAAATTGGCTCCGGCTAGATTGGCATGACTCAAATCTACACTGCTTAAGTCAGCTTCAGCATAGTCTTTGAGGGGATCTAGTCCTAGTTTGCGAGAAACCTCAAAAAATCACTAGCAGAGTAATTTTCAGATCAACGAGCCGAGAGGTGGGTGAAGGAGAGGATTGCTCGATCGCCACCGGGACAGACTCTATCTCCACTAAAACCAAATAGGGAAACCGATTGTGGGAGTTCAGCGGAATCGGCTGTTGCTGTTGCCCTAATTCTTGTTTGAGTAGGTTCAGACGATCAGTTTGATCCTGTAATAATCGCTCTTGCTCAGCCAGGATGCGGGCAAATTCTGTTCTGCCAATTTGCCTTGATTGTTGCAGCCAACCCTCCACTTCCCAGTAAATGCGATCGACTTGATGCAGCAAAGCTTCTTGTTCATGGATAAATTGATGCAAGCGATCGCGATCGAGCATGAAGGCAGAAGGTGGCTCAAGTTTTAATTGCTTGAATAAAAAATACCCTGGCTTAGATGGCGATCGACCCAAGCTTTAGAATTCTTTTTGCAGTAGCCAAAAGCCGCTGTAGGTCATACCGGAGTCATCGGGTTGAACTAAGAGAAAATGTAGCCCCTTTGCAGTGTGCTGTCGCTGTTGAAAGGTTCTAGCGGCGGTGATCACCTCTGGATCTTCAAAGGTTGTTAAAATCCAACGTTCAACTAATCCGGCTTCCAAGATTAAGCCATCCGGCTGTCCAGGAATGTAGTTGAGGGCAACGGGTTTGGACCGCTGAATCCACTGTGCCAAGGGCATCGATCGCCGTCCACCATCAATTACCACGCCGGGAATCAGGGCAGTGGAAGGAAGCTGAAGCTTGAGCGGCAAAAACACCTCTGGCATTTCTAGAATGGGAATCGGACGATGTTGAAATCGCTGAAGTTCGGGCGCTTCAATCGCCGCAAATCGCCATTGGTTGCCCCACAAATTTTCTGGCAAAGGCACAGGAGGCGGTTGTTCTAGTTGCACAGGCTCATAGGGCTGTCCGGTGTAATTGGGCAGCGTGCGATATTCCTGTACTCTGGCTTGCAACTGCTGCTTCAAGACTGGCGTGCGACGAGTGGGTTCTACAGCAATTCCCAACGGCTGGCAAGCGGCTTGCAGCAGGCTAACCGATTGGGGACGAAATACCTGAATCCGATCGGGCGTTCCTTCTGTTTCGATCCAGCGTTGTAACTGCTGAGCAATCCACGCAGAATTGGCTTCTGGCTGTGGACAGTAGGCACTGGCTGTAAAGGATCGATCGGCAGCACAAACCACCAACTCCCACAAGGGATTGCCAGCCTCATCCTGTAACGGACGCCGATAAAAGTCAGCTTGCCAAAGGTTCATAAACCGTGTCTTGATTCTGTTTTTAAGCTAGCAGAGAGCGGGAAGCGAGTCTTAGGTTTTGTGTTGAATTGCTGACAAACGTAATAACTGCCTAATGGAACTGCTTCGGCGTAATAAGATAGAAGTTTGACTACGTTGTTACGAACGCGATCGTGATTTTGGTTTGGAAAGTGGCTGGGGTGACTGAACTGACGATCAAGAACCTTTCCTAATCTCAGATTGAGTCCCAGAGTTGCCGCATTAAAGGTTTTCAAGCTTACAAGGTTGTTGTTGCTATTTCAGGTCAAATTACAGGTTCACGTATGAGTTCTTCCATTCGTTTTTTAATGTGCTCTCCCAAACACTATGATGTGGATTATGTGATTAATCCATGGATGGAGGGTAATGTTCACAAATCATCGCGCGATCGAGCTACGGAACAGTGGCAAAAGCTGTATCACATTTTGAAAGAACACGCCATTGTAGATTTAATTGAGCCGCAGCAAGGCGTTCCCGATATGGTGTTTACGGCCAATGCGGGCTTGGTGCTAGAGAGAACAGTGGTGTTGAGTCGTTTCTATCACAAGGAACGGCAAGGCGAAGAACCGTTTTTCCAACAGTGGTTTGAAGATCAGGGTTTTACCGTTTACACCTTACCCAAAGAACTGCCATTTGAAGGCGCGGGCGATGCTCTGCTCGATCGCGAAGGGCGCTGGCTATGGGCAGGATACGGATTTCGATCGGAACTAGATTCACATCCGCTGTTGGCCAAGTGGCTAGATATTGAGGTACTGTCGCTGCGGCTGATGGACGATCGGTTCTATCACCTGGATACCTGCTTCTGTCCCTTAACCAATGGCTATTTGCTCTACTATCCCCCCGCATTTGATGCCTATTCCAATCGTCTTATTGAAATGCGGGTGCCGCCAGAAAAACGAATTGCGATTGATGAAGCGGATGCGGTGAATTTTGCCTGCAATGCGGTCAATATCGATCACATTGTCGTGATGAACAAAGCCAGCGATAACTTGAAAGCACGGTTGGAAGAAGTCGGGTTCCATATCATTGAAACACCCCTGACCGAATTTATGAAAGCGGGCGGTGCAGCCAAATGCTTGACCTTGCGCGTGACCGAACCGTTGCAACCTGTGCATCATGCCGCCGCGACGGTGGAAAGTCGCACAATTCAACTAGAAGGTCATTTGTTAGATTCAGGCTTAATCAATCGCGCCCTCGACTTAATTGTGGAAGGTGGCGGCAGCTTCCAAGTACTCAATTTCAGCTTGGGCGAACAGCGGCAAAGTACATCTTCGGCGGAAGTACGGGTCACAGCGCCATCGCATGATGTGATGGAAAAACTGATGTCCCAGTTGATCGATTTGGGGGCCGGGCTGCGGCCTCAGGAGGTCTGTGATAATCCGCTTGAGGAAGTGACTCTAGACGGCGTCGCTCCTGATGATTTCTATGTCACCACCATCTACCCAACAGAAGTACGGGTCAACTGCCAGTGGGTGCGGGTCAACAATCAGCGCATGGATGGGGCGATCGTCGTTAGCCAAACCGCAGAGGGCCCAATAGCAGAATGTAAGCTGCTGCGCGACCTGAAGAAGGGTGATAAGGTGGTCGTGGGCGTGGACGGCATTCGCACTGTGCGCAAAACCGAATCACGGGAACAGCGCACCACTAACGACAAAGAGTTCAGTTTTATGGGATCGGGTGTATCCAGCGAACGTCGAGTCGAACTGGTCGTCGAGCAAATTGGCTGGGAACTGCGCCGCATTCGCGATCAAGGGGGTCGGGTGGTGGTGGTGGCTGGACCGGTTGTCATTCACACGGGTGGCGGCGAACACCTATCTCGGTTAATTCGCGAGGGATATGTGCAGGCATTGTTGGGTGGTAATGCGATCGCCGTTCACGACATTGAGCAATCGATGATGGGCACCTCGCTGGGTGTAGATATGAAGCGCGGCGTATCGGTACGGGGCGGTCATCGACATCACCTTAAGGCTATTAACACCATTCGTCGCTGCGGCAGCATTGCCAAGGCTGTGGAACAAGGTGTTTTGCAAAGCGGCGTGTTCTATGAATGCATTAAGAACAATGTGCCGTTCTCGTTGGCAGGATCAATTCGCGATGACGGACCGCTGCCTGATACGCGTATGGATCTGCTGGAAGCTCAGCGTGAGTATGCGCAGCTTATTCAAGGCGCAGATATGATCCTAATGCTGTCATCGATGCTGCATTCAATCGGCGTTGGCAACATGACCCCCGCAGGCGTGAAGATGGTCTGTGTAGACATTAACCCTGCCGTCGTGACAAAACTGAGCGATCGCGGTTCTGTTGAATCGGTGGGTGTTGTCACCGACGTAGGACTATTCCTCAGCCTGTTAGTGAAACAACTCGATCGGTTAACCAGTCCCTATCAGATTGCACAGCCTGTTTAGTGAAACCACTGTAACCTAGACGCTTGTTGTGGCAACCGGATTGGTTTGAACGGTCAGCGTCTTGTCTAAAGAGCTACCCTGTATACGGGTGGAAGCCCCCCTACCGCTTTTCAGTCAGGGGGGCAACCGTTGATGACCGATCGGACAACCAAGCCAAAATTTCAGCATTGACACATTCCGCACATTCATCATACGGACAGTGCCCTGCATCTGGAATTTCTACCAACTTCAACTGAGGATTGAGAGTTGGTAATTGTCGTCCCCATGTCAAGGGAATCACCCGATCGTTCGCTCCCCAAAGCAGCAAAATTGGGACTTGTACCTCGGCTAACAGGTCTTTGGTCGCACGGGCAAAATCGCTGCGAGTTCGGGCCTTGGTGAGGCGAGTCAGGGCCCGCACGGCTCCTCGATCGAATCCTGGCTGCAAAAACCGTTGCACCAGTTCCTCCGTTACCCGCTCCTGGTTGACATACACCGCTCGCAGCACGGCCCGAATCACACGGGGACGGCGGATAAAATAGAACACCAACCGCGTAAACAGCGATGTCATTACCAGCGCCTCCAATTTGCCCGCCAAAGCCTGCATGCGTCCAGTCAACAACTCTTGCCGTGCCGCTGGTAAGGTCAACAACACCAACTCTTGCACCATCTCTGGATGGGCAACCGCCGCTGTCAATGCCACCAAGGCTCCGAGGGAATGACCAATCAAGACGATCGGGCGTCCAATAAATGTGCGCCAGAACTCGTAGACTTGCTCCACCCAAAACCCCACACTGTAATTTGCGGCTGCCTTTTCAGACCCACCAAAGCCCATTAAATCCAGTGCATATACTGGATGCGATCGACTGAGCGGCAACAAGTTTTCGTGCCATTGCGTCAGCGCCGAACCAAACCCATGCAACAACAGCAGTGGAGTGGACGAACTCGACACAAGCGGCGAGCGCAAATAGGTATAGCGCACCTGCCAACCGCGCCACACCCAATCGCGCTGAGCACCAAACTGGGACTCCCAACCCTTCATCCCATCAATCCTTCTACTCCCGACTCCCGTTTTCCAAACTAGTCCACTCTCTCACTTCGCCAACCCATGTTCCAAGGCATAGCGCACCAATTCTGTCCGGCTATTGGTTCCCGTTTTGCTGAACAAGCGGCTGACATACTTTTCAACGTTGCGCACACTGGTATCTAGGCGACGAGCAATCTCCTTATTCATCAATCCTTCAGCCACTAGTTCCAAAACGCTTTGCTCTCGCGGCGTGAAGTCAATTTTTATCGGAGCCGGAGTTTGGGCGATACTGCCGCGCTGGGTCAACATGGCTCTAATTTCAGCAATTTGTCTAGCCATATCAGCAATATCAGGGGTTTCACCATCACTAGCAGATTTAGACACAACCGCCCGCCGTGCCAAGATGTTAGACACGATCGCCACTAACTCATCTGGATCAAACGGTTTGGAAATGTAAGCATCAGCTCCCGCATTGTATCCCTGAATTCGATCGGAGGTCATACCTCGGGCTGTCAGAAACACCACAGGTAAGCTTTCAAAGCGAGGATCTTCGCGCATTTGTTTCAAAAACTGATAGCCATCCACCTGCGGCATCATAATGTCTGAAATCACAAGTTCTGGCGAAATTTGCTGCAACAGTTCCCAGCCTTCTCGAGCATTACTAGCCACATGGACGGTAAACCCCTCCTCCTCGAGGTAAGCCTTGACCGCTTCTCGCAACCCTGGTTCATCATCTACTAGCAATAGCTGACCTGCCATTGGTCTTCTCTCTTTTCTATAGGGTGAGCCACAACTTGTTCCTTTCTTCCCATTATCTATCACGGAAAAGCCGAATCAGTCGTTGCCAAGAATCTTGTGATGGCGAGTGACTCGAGTTCGATCGCCACCTGATTCCATCGCAGAATGCATAGAATTTGCCAAAACTTAAAACTTTGCCTTACTTTAATGCTTATTCCTGATCCTTTACGGCAAGCTTAGACGAGATTAAGGGCGGGTTGGTAGACTGAGAATATTCAGGAAGTAACATATCCTTAAAATCTCTATTTTGCGCAGGCTTTTGTGCAGACGTTGTTAATTGACTTTTACGGAGATCTTTATTTAGCGTTCATGGTTACTGTTGCTCAATCTCCTATTCAACTGCTTCCACTTGCATCGCAGACGATCGCCTCGTTTTTACCCTCACTGCCCTTAGACAGCCTGCTCTCAACGCAGGGTATTATGGTAGCGCTCCTGATTGCCTATGCTGGAGCGATGTGGATGTTTTTGACGAGTGCGCCCAAAGTTTACACCGTCATGGTGTCTGACATTGAGTTGGCTCGACAGTTCTATGAGGGACTATTGGATTTACCCGTAGCGGATGTGCCCCTGCACTATTACTACAACTATGAACAAACGCTAGGAGCCGTTGGTGTCGATCCGCTGTATGCCTCTACGGCCAGCTTTAGCCAACCGACGACCCAAGCCTACAAAAACTCAGATGGGCTATGGTATCAGCTTAAGAAAAACACCCAGTTGCATGTGATTTCAGGGGCCAGTCTAGGTGCAAAAAATCGGCAGCGCCATGTGTGTTTCGATCACGACTGTTTAGAACAGCTTCTGTTGCGGGTTCAATCCTATGGGCTGAAATTCAAAATCCGTCGCGACAAACCGTTGAATTTTCTCGTTAAGGACTTGGACGGACGGGTGATTGAGATGGCTGAGGTGTCAAATTAGCAAGGTTTAGCGTTTCCAGTTCAGTTTGAATCGGTTCATCGCCGGGTACATCCACCACAATTAAATATCCTGTGAAGTTTTGTTCGCCTGCGGTTCTCAGAGCCTCCAGGATTTTTGGCATATCTGCTGCTAGCAAGCGTCCCGACTCGTCATAAAGCTCCAGCGCTGACAAACAACCGATCGTCGGGTTCCAGTTTTGGCTGGTGGGGTAGCGTTGATTATTGCTAAAGAACGTCGTGGCTTCGCCTGTGCCGTGGATGCGAAATAGTGCCCGTCCCGCTTTACCGGCCCAGTAGATCTGCTGAATCGGGAAGTAATTGCGCCAAGCAGGAGGCAAAAGTGCTTGATAGTCAGACAGCCCAACCCAGGAACCCGATCGCCCTACCACAAATTCTTGCACACCTGCCTCAAACGGCACAAATAAATTCACCAGTGAAAATTGCCCAAAGGCTCGAAAAAACTCTGTGTCTGGCTGAGGAATTGCCCCTTGAATCCGATAAATTCCCTGCGGTGTCTGCCCCCGCGAAAACACCCAAGATAAATCATGGATCGATCGCAATGACAGCGGCACCGACCAAAGCTGTCCATTGTCTGTCAGGAAGCGACCGTGACGATCCTTCAAAATTGCCTGACATAGCACACCCCGATCGGGACGGCAAAGGACATACAAGTGGGGTTGATGGGGCGCGATTGTCCACTCCAGTAAATCAGAGAGCGGCGGCGGGGTTTGGCTGTATTCGGCAACTTCGCGCAGCGTGGCGTACAAGTAAACATTGTGAGTCCAATTAGGAAAGCGCTGCTGAATAGCGGTGGCCCACTGTTGCTGTGAGGCTGGGTCTAGTCCACGTTGCACTAGGGCTGAAAACGCCATCGCCACCCACATTGGATCGGGGCTGTGCTCGATCGTTTGCACCAAGGTTGGCTCTAGGCGGCTGTACACGGTTGGATGCCCTAGATAAAGCTGCGTTCCTACCTGCATTGCCATATCAATGGTGCGCTGTTGGGCTGTGGTCAAATTGGAGCGAGTTGCCAAGCTCATCAGTTGCTCGATCGCTTCGGCTACATAGGGGGCTTGCGGTTCAACGATCGCCGTAGTCCACAGCAGGTTGCGCCAAAAGCTTTCATTGGCATTATTCACAGGGCGCAGGTTCAGGTCGTAATGCTCTGGACGAATTTGCCGTTCCTGTTGCTGACGATACATGGCGCGATTGGCTTCAGTGGCTTGAACCATTACATCAGCTTTGGCAGAAACCGCTGTCACCCCTGGGCTAATCACCAAGATGCCGGCAACAAGAAGTTGTTTTAGCCTTGTCATATTTCCCCGCAAACCATTACAAGCCTTCTAGTTCAGCAAGAATAGAACTAAGTTGCTTCTAAGCCCTTGAGCCAGCACGCGATCTGTCACTTTCTTGCTTGCACTTTCTTGCTTGAAGTGCGATAGAACTTAGTAAGCGCAAAATTCTACCGCATTATACCCAGTGCTGGACTGAATGTAGATATAGTAGTCGCCCGTTTCAGGAATCCAATAGTTTACTTGGTCGAACTCCACTTGGTCGCCGTAAATTTGTCCGTTCGGGCCAGAAACATAGGCGGTGTACTGCGTCCCATTGCCAATATTTCTCAGGGTTAGTGTCTGTCCAGAACCTATATTCAACACAAACTCTCTGCCTCTAGAGAAGTCACCCGCATATGCTCCGCAATAACTGTTTGAGGCAAATTCTATGCGAGTGGTAGCCAAGGCGATCGATGCGTTGCCGGTCACTGCCATCGTAATGGCAATCGGTAAGCTGAGGAAGCGAAGAAGTTGAATCATAATAGCAACAGGGTTCACAACGACGGACAGATACAACTTCAGTCATCTCAACAACACATCATGATTGAGCAACAGAAATCCATCGAGAATTCATATAAAGAAGCTTATGAACCTCATCAATCCCATAAATCTTTAACTTTGATTGTTTAGCCAAATGCCGATCGCAATGCTCACAGCCGTTTTCCGGAGCGTTAGCTGCTTCAGAAACTCTAAAGGCGGGACCACTTTGCAGA
This genomic interval carries:
- a CDS encoding glyoxalase-like domain protein; this translates as MVTVAQSPIQLLPLASQTIASFLPSLPLDSLLSTQGIMVALLIAYAGAMWMFLTSAPKVYTVMVSDIELARQFYEGLLDLPVADVPLHYYYNYEQTLGAVGVDPLYASTASFSQPTTQAYKNSDGLWYQLKKNTQLHVISGASLGAKNRQRHVCFDHDCLEQLLLRVQSYGLKFKIRRDKPLNFLVKDLDGRVIEMAEVSN
- a CDS encoding response regulator transcription factor — its product is MAGQLLLVDDEPGLREAVKAYLEEEGFTVHVASNAREGWELLQQISPELVISDIMMPQVDGYQFLKQMREDPRFESLPVVFLTARGMTSDRIQGYNAGADAYISKPFDPDELVAIVSNILARRAVVSKSASDGETPDIADMARQIAEIRAMLTQRGSIAQTPAPIKIDFTPREQSVLELVAEGLMNKEIARRLDTSVRNVEKYVSRLFSKTGTNSRTELVRYALEHGLAK
- a CDS encoding alpha/beta fold hydrolase, with the translated sequence MKGWESQFGAQRDWVWRGWQVRYTYLRSPLVSSSSTPLLLLHGFGSALTQWHENLLPLSRSHPVYALDLMGFGGSEKAAANYSVGFWVEQVYEFWRTFIGRPIVLIGHSLGALVALTAAVAHPEMVQELVLLTLPAARQELLTGRMQALAGKLEALVMTSLFTRLVFYFIRRPRVIRAVLRAVYVNQERVTEELVQRFLQPGFDRGAVRALTRLTKARTRSDFARATKDLLAEVQVPILLLWGANDRVIPLTWGRQLPTLNPQLKLVEIPDAGHCPYDECAECVNAEILAWLSDRSSTVAPLTEKR
- a CDS encoding Tab2/Atab2 family RNA-binding protein, translated to MNLWQADFYRRPLQDEAGNPLWELVVCAADRSFTASAYCPQPEANSAWIAQQLQRWIETEGTPDRIQVFRPQSVSLLQAACQPLGIAVEPTRRTPVLKQQLQARVQEYRTLPNYTGQPYEPVQLEQPPPVPLPENLWGNQWRFAAIEAPELQRFQHRPIPILEMPEVFLPLKLQLPSTALIPGVVIDGGRRSMPLAQWIQRSKPVALNYIPGQPDGLILEAGLVERWILTTFEDPEVITAARTFQQRQHTAKGLHFLLVQPDDSGMTYSGFWLLQKEF
- a CDS encoding alpha/beta hydrolase, which encodes MGSSVLVLLLSPSALAAERVVLRYRMFQRSVPVEDLTTFVETGETTRQLRSYFRLSGQDPERIRRALANEVEVDVVPLDRVLNSFLGDAILDQMGGFVHTPSGTADREALRSALILSASDDNRISLIEVIQNYPTRELHVNGNRIVATYRQIQNIQETITNALEKIGLPWTR
- a CDS encoding pentapeptide repeat-containing protein; protein product: MSHANLAGANFQRTNLSGADLGIALAGFIATAAN
- a CDS encoding S-methyl-5'-thioadenosine phosphorylase, translating into MADQVKIGIIGGSGLYKMEALKDVEEVQVETPFGSPSDALIVGTLEGTRVAFLARHGRNHTYMPSELPFRANIYAMKSLGVEYLISASAVGSLKAEAKPLDMVIPDQFIDRTKNRVSTFFGEGIVGHIAFGDPICRNLATVLSEAIESLNLPDVTLHRGGTYVCMEGPAFSTKAESNLYRSWGATIIGMTNLPEAKLAREAEIAYATLALVTDYDCWHPDHDSVTVEMVIGNLQKNAVNAQRVILETVRRLSHNPPPSDAHSALKYAIITPLDKAPVATKEKLSLLLKKYL
- the argZ gene encoding bifunctional arginine dihydrolase/ornithine cyclodeaminase; this translates as MSSSIRFLMCSPKHYDVDYVINPWMEGNVHKSSRDRATEQWQKLYHILKEHAIVDLIEPQQGVPDMVFTANAGLVLERTVVLSRFYHKERQGEEPFFQQWFEDQGFTVYTLPKELPFEGAGDALLDREGRWLWAGYGFRSELDSHPLLAKWLDIEVLSLRLMDDRFYHLDTCFCPLTNGYLLYYPPAFDAYSNRLIEMRVPPEKRIAIDEADAVNFACNAVNIDHIVVMNKASDNLKARLEEVGFHIIETPLTEFMKAGGAAKCLTLRVTEPLQPVHHAAATVESRTIQLEGHLLDSGLINRALDLIVEGGGSFQVLNFSLGEQRQSTSSAEVRVTAPSHDVMEKLMSQLIDLGAGLRPQEVCDNPLEEVTLDGVAPDDFYVTTIYPTEVRVNCQWVRVNNQRMDGAIVVSQTAEGPIAECKLLRDLKKGDKVVVGVDGIRTVRKTESREQRTTNDKEFSFMGSGVSSERRVELVVEQIGWELRRIRDQGGRVVVVAGPVVIHTGGGEHLSRLIREGYVQALLGGNAIAVHDIEQSMMGTSLGVDMKRGVSVRGGHRHHLKAINTIRRCGSIAKAVEQGVLQSGVFYECIKNNVPFSLAGSIRDDGPLPDTRMDLLEAQREYAQLIQGADMILMLSSMLHSIGVGNMTPAGVKMVCVDINPAVVTKLSDRGSVESVGVVTDVGLFLSLLVKQLDRLTSPYQIAQPV